Proteins from a single region of bacterium:
- a CDS encoding DHA2 family efflux MFS transporter permease subunit, giving the protein MAVGTVLAASAPARGGAKYIVALSVLFGSVMAAIDTSVVNVALAHIQASYGVTLQEVTWVSTSYLIAVVIVMPLTAWFASVLGRRRFYMLSVAVFTVASAFCGFSRTLGQLIFFRVLQGLGGGALQPIAQSIMRETFPPEEQGQAMGFFGMVVLLGPAIGPTLGGWLTDNWSWPWIFFVNLPIGAIALFMASTFIVDPPYMRGRGLQKFDGVGIGLLAVGLACLQILLEEGERDGWFGSTFIAVLTVIAVVVLTAFVLWELRTPTPAVNLRILGDLTYAAGTTIIGVLGMALFGSLILLPLFLQNLLGYTATEAGLTLMPRSLVMVFMMPIAGFLYNRLGVYIMLPFGLAVSGAAGFAMSHFNLNSSHLGILVPQIIQGIGFSFMFIPLSTATLSTIPRPLMQSATGLYNLVRQLGGSLGTAIVITLLDHKTTLASANLVRYASLSNPVFVSWWDTVRAGIQARGVDAVTANRQALAVLHLWISQQSAVVAFDYVFALVGVVFIACLPVVLLIRDRDLEQLAAASAAAAE; this is encoded by the coding sequence ATGGCCGTCGGCACCGTCCTCGCAGCGTCCGCGCCCGCGCGCGGCGGCGCCAAGTACATCGTCGCACTGTCGGTGCTCTTCGGCTCCGTGATGGCCGCGATCGACACGAGCGTTGTCAACGTCGCGCTCGCGCACATCCAGGCGAGCTACGGCGTCACGCTGCAGGAAGTGACGTGGGTCAGCACCTCGTACCTGATCGCGGTCGTGATCGTCATGCCGCTCACCGCCTGGTTCGCATCCGTACTCGGCCGGCGGCGCTTCTATATGCTCTCGGTCGCCGTCTTCACGGTCGCGTCGGCGTTCTGCGGCTTCTCCCGGACGCTCGGACAGCTGATCTTCTTCCGGGTGCTGCAGGGGCTCGGGGGCGGGGCGCTGCAGCCGATCGCGCAGTCGATCATGCGGGAAACGTTCCCGCCCGAGGAGCAGGGCCAGGCGATGGGATTCTTCGGCATGGTCGTGCTGCTCGGCCCGGCGATCGGACCCACGCTCGGCGGCTGGCTCACCGACAACTGGTCGTGGCCGTGGATTTTCTTCGTCAACCTGCCGATCGGCGCCATCGCGCTGTTCATGGCGTCGACGTTCATCGTCGACCCGCCGTACATGCGCGGCCGCGGCCTGCAGAAGTTCGACGGGGTCGGGATCGGCCTGCTGGCCGTCGGCCTCGCCTGCCTGCAGATCCTCCTCGAGGAGGGGGAGCGGGACGGCTGGTTCGGCAGCACGTTCATCGCCGTCCTGACCGTGATCGCGGTCGTGGTGCTGACCGCCTTCGTCTTGTGGGAACTGCGCACTCCGACGCCGGCGGTCAACCTGCGCATCCTCGGCGACCTCACCTACGCCGCCGGGACGACGATCATCGGCGTCCTCGGCATGGCGCTGTTCGGCAGCCTCATCCTGCTGCCGCTGTTCCTCCAGAACCTCCTCGGGTACACCGCGACGGAGGCCGGACTCACGCTCATGCCCCGGTCGCTCGTGATGGTGTTCATGATGCCGATCGCGGGGTTCCTGTACAATCGCCTCGGCGTGTACATCATGCTCCCGTTCGGCCTCGCCGTGAGCGGCGCGGCCGGCTTCGCGATGTCGCACTTCAACCTGAACTCGAGCCACCTCGGCATCCTCGTGCCGCAGATCATCCAGGGGATCGGCTTCTCGTTCATGTTCATCCCGCTGTCGACCGCGACGCTGTCGACGATCCCGCGGCCGCTGATGCAGAGCGCGACGGGCCTCTACAACCTCGTGCGGCAACTCGGCGGGAGCCTCGGAACCGCGATCGTGATCACGCTGTTGGACCATAAGACGACGCTCGCGAGCGCGAACCTCGTCCGCTACGCGTCGCTCTCCAACCCCGTGTTCGTCTCGTGGTGGGACACCGTGCGGGCGGGCATCCAGGCGCGCGGCGTCGACGCCGTCACGGCGAACCGCCAGGCGCTCGCCGTGCTGCACCTCTGGATCAGCCAGCAGTCCGCGGTGGTGGCGTTCGATTATGTGTTCGCCCTCGTCGGGGTCGTTTTCATCGCGTGTCTCCCCGTCGTGCTGCTGATCCGGGACCGGGATCTCGAGCAGCTGGCGGCCGCGTCGGCGGCGGCGGCCGAGTGA
- a CDS encoding pyruvate carboxyltransferase: MATIPDPASPEYFLESFPRDDFPRFVWTQRPKSLPAEAWTTETTHRDGQQGGLPLTVAQSLRIYDLHCRFTAKSGAIRQAEFFVYRPSDREALQGALERYRGGAPIEPTTWIRATRKDAELIRTLGVRETGMLASSSDYHTFHKFKPGGRAQAARTYLDAVAVTLEAGIRPRLHLEDASRTDMGYMLAFIEACLDAARPYGDAMRPKFRICDTMGLGLPYDDVALPRSVPLLFRTLRTKLGLTPADLEFHPHNDTGLIVANCLAAVREGCGVVNGTCLGKGERTGNAPLEQIILHLTGMGYFPQARPDFTVLNELAELYAEMGEPVPPKYPLFGRDAHRTRAGIHADGLNKFWWMYAPFDVPKLLGRPLEVSLTKDSGLAGLIFVIKQRLGFEPHKDDPALVAAHDWMLREFDGGRQTAIEWEELEPVVRRHFAGAEAQTAHR, from the coding sequence GTGGCGACGATTCCGGACCCCGCGAGTCCCGAGTACTTTCTCGAAAGCTTCCCCCGGGACGACTTTCCGCGCTTCGTCTGGACGCAGCGGCCGAAGAGCCTGCCCGCCGAGGCCTGGACCACCGAGACGACGCACCGGGACGGCCAGCAGGGCGGTCTGCCGCTCACCGTGGCGCAGAGCCTCCGCATCTACGACCTGCATTGCCGCTTCACCGCCAAGTCCGGCGCGATCCGCCAGGCGGAGTTCTTCGTCTACCGGCCGTCGGACCGCGAGGCGCTGCAGGGCGCGCTGGAGCGCTACCGCGGCGGCGCGCCGATCGAGCCGACGACCTGGATTCGCGCGACCCGCAAGGACGCCGAACTGATCCGCACGCTCGGGGTGCGCGAGACCGGAATGCTCGCCTCCTCGTCCGACTACCACACGTTCCACAAGTTCAAGCCCGGCGGGCGCGCCCAGGCGGCGAGGACCTATCTGGACGCGGTCGCCGTAACGCTCGAAGCCGGCATCCGGCCCCGTCTGCATCTGGAGGACGCGAGCCGCACCGACATGGGCTACATGCTCGCGTTCATCGAGGCGTGCCTCGACGCCGCCCGGCCGTACGGCGACGCGATGCGGCCGAAGTTCAGGATCTGCGACACGATGGGGCTCGGGCTGCCGTACGACGACGTGGCGCTTCCGCGGAGCGTGCCGCTGCTGTTCCGCACGCTGCGGACGAAGCTCGGCCTCACGCCGGCCGACCTCGAGTTTCACCCCCACAACGACACCGGACTCATCGTCGCGAACTGCCTCGCCGCGGTCCGGGAAGGCTGCGGCGTGGTCAACGGCACGTGCCTCGGCAAGGGCGAGCGCACCGGCAATGCGCCGCTCGAGCAGATCATCCTGCATCTGACCGGCATGGGATACTTCCCGCAGGCACGGCCGGACTTCACCGTGCTCAACGAGCTGGCCGAGCTCTACGCCGAGATGGGCGAGCCGGTGCCGCCGAAGTACCCGCTGTTCGGGCGCGACGCGCACCGCACACGGGCGGGCATCCACGCCGATGGCCTCAACAAGTTCTGGTGGATGTACGCGCCGTTCGACGTGCCGAAGCTGCTCGGGCGTCCGCTCGAAGTGTCGCTAACCAAGGACTCCGGACTCGCCGGCCTGATCTTCGTCATCAAGCAGCGCCTCGGCTTCGAGCCGCACAAGGACGATCCGGCGCTCGTCGCCGCGCACGACTGGATGCTCCGCGAGTTCGACGGCGGTCGCCAGACCGCCATCGAGTGGGAAGAACTGGAGCCGGTCGTGCGCCGGCACTTCGCCGGCGCCGAGGCGCAGACGGCGCACCGCTAA
- a CDS encoding MerR family transcriptional regulator translates to MEDVVKRTGLTPRAIRYYEEVGLLTAASRTAGGFRLFTEADVALLQRIKELQTLLGFSLAEIKETLRIDAVRAEIRRAYEQATDAQTRLGLLERAEPVVQSQISLIDERVGRLMQLRNEYAERLARLRTLREQLLTGTGETVEPSR, encoded by the coding sequence ATGGAGGACGTAGTTAAGCGAACCGGTCTAACCCCGCGCGCAATCCGGTATTACGAAGAAGTCGGACTGCTGACCGCGGCCTCGAGGACGGCGGGCGGGTTCCGCCTCTTCACGGAAGCCGATGTTGCCCTGCTTCAGCGGATCAAGGAGCTGCAAACCCTGCTCGGCTTCTCGCTGGCGGAAATCAAGGAGACGCTTCGCATCGACGCGGTCCGCGCCGAAATTCGCCGCGCGTACGAGCAGGCGACGGACGCGCAGACGCGGCTCGGCCTGCTCGAACGGGCCGAACCCGTGGTGCAGTCGCAAATCTCCCTCATCGATGAGCGCGTGGGGCGCCTGATGCAGCTGCGTAACGAGTACGCGGAACGGCTGGCCCGGCTGCGTACGCTGCGTGAGCAGCTCCTCACCGGCACCGGGGAGACCGTGGAGCCCAGCCGATGA
- a CDS encoding tetratricopeptide repeat protein codes for MAPPKATLGQRLKEARLALGLTQDELGRPDFTKGFISLLEHDRAKPSVASLERLATRLGRPVSYFLDGGETVISARFLDVLRSRGRAELAGRRFDVALDTFAEMRRVAAGRRDAVAEIYAAVGEGEALLGLDRLDDARSHLAEACAKAGDAGATALECRASHHLAGIEFRQGRSGRAAALSRTALGLAERSDGVEPSLRGEIHLQLGTALYRMGRLDEAAEAYRAARRIFEEATQPDRIGEAMYGLGTVMAMDGDYDGALLHFERAQGLFEQYKDLRLLSRVRDQAGALLMQAGRPADAIEHFAASLAVARRIGDVAGECRTLTEYARCLNACGEPARAKEFAERAAARSRAAQLSDEEARAQALLGALAAEAGELKEAQRALAAAAKHCEDAGLTVELVAIYKDLAHVAGLAGRYKEATGYHERAFKLLQTVRPPDMAEAVRAEPTPAAPPSEGTHPSR; via the coding sequence GTGGCGCCGCCCAAAGCGACGTTGGGTCAACGGCTGAAGGAAGCCCGCCTCGCTCTCGGTCTCACACAGGATGAACTCGGCCGGCCGGATTTCACGAAGGGCTTTATCAGCCTCCTCGAGCACGATCGGGCGAAGCCGTCCGTCGCGTCTCTCGAACGTCTGGCAACCCGGTTGGGACGGCCCGTCTCCTACTTTCTCGACGGCGGCGAGACCGTCATCTCCGCGAGATTTCTCGACGTGCTGCGAAGCCGCGGCCGCGCCGAATTGGCGGGCCGCCGCTTCGACGTGGCGCTGGACACGTTCGCCGAAATGCGCCGCGTGGCCGCCGGCCGGCGCGACGCGGTGGCCGAGATCTACGCGGCGGTGGGGGAAGGCGAAGCGCTTCTCGGTCTCGACCGGCTGGACGACGCGCGGTCGCATCTTGCGGAGGCGTGCGCGAAAGCAGGGGACGCGGGCGCGACGGCACTCGAATGCCGCGCGTCCCACCATCTCGCCGGCATCGAGTTTCGCCAAGGACGCAGCGGCCGCGCGGCCGCCCTGTCGCGGACCGCGCTCGGCCTGGCCGAGCGCTCCGACGGCGTCGAACCGTCTCTTCGCGGTGAGATCCATCTGCAGCTCGGCACTGCACTCTATCGGATGGGACGCCTCGACGAAGCCGCGGAGGCCTACCGCGCCGCCCGCCGCATTTTCGAGGAGGCGACGCAGCCGGACCGCATCGGCGAAGCGATGTACGGTCTCGGCACGGTGATGGCGATGGACGGCGACTACGACGGCGCGCTGCTGCACTTCGAACGCGCGCAGGGACTGTTCGAGCAGTACAAGGACCTGCGGCTGTTGTCGCGCGTGCGGGACCAGGCGGGCGCGCTGTTGATGCAGGCGGGCCGGCCGGCCGACGCGATCGAGCACTTTGCCGCGAGCCTCGCGGTTGCGCGGCGCATCGGCGACGTCGCCGGGGAGTGCCGGACGCTGACGGAATACGCCCGCTGCCTCAATGCGTGCGGCGAACCGGCGCGGGCGAAAGAATTCGCCGAGCGCGCCGCGGCGCGCAGCCGCGCGGCGCAGCTGTCCGACGAGGAAGCCCGCGCGCAGGCGCTGCTCGGCGCCCTCGCGGCCGAGGCGGGGGAGCTCAAAGAGGCGCAGCGCGCGCTGGCCGCCGCCGCCAAGCACTGCGAAGACGCCGGCCTGACCGTCGAACTGGTCGCGATCTACAAGGACCTGGCGCACGTCGCGGGCCTCGCCGGGCGCTACAAGGAAGCCACCGGGTACCATGAGCGCGCCTTCAAGCTGCTGCAGACCGTCCGCCCACCGGACATGGCCGAGGCCGTCCGCGCCGAGCCAACTCCCGCCGCTCCCCCGTCC
- a CDS encoding HlyD family secretion protein, producing the protein MNDGPSKTDLGAPRPPVEERRSPAAEIADGRAAPPGAVAPASPGTAPHGTHDDGVARVARTVVETAARPRLHVRRIALLGTAAVGVIVLFALIVYWRANIGIIKTDNAQTHGDISPVSSMVPGTIVKMYVVENQHVAIGDALVGLDPQDYQVALARAKAALTAAQAQVQALQAALGVQQQQFQADVQAANARVQATQPTLPQAEAQLDMQDRTTAAQLARANARVTTAAAAVAAAKSAADTAAKTLARDRQLIAQGAIAQQQLDTDASAYESARAQYQAAQDALAQAKSDVQAAQAARQQVAIARSAIAVNQGQLSAAQAQVQQAAVGGTLVRQRAQELAAAQAQAANAAEVVRAAQLNLDRTVVRSPVEGWVTNRSAEVGQVIQPNQPLLSVTQSQRVWVVANIKETQLGAVHPGQPVRIRIDTYRARTFRGQVESVGAATGSTTALLPPDNATGNFVKVVQLVPVRIILDPRDVGPRPLQVGLSAEVAINTRGSGR; encoded by the coding sequence ATGAACGACGGACCCAGCAAGACGGATCTCGGGGCGCCACGCCCGCCGGTCGAGGAACGGCGGAGTCCCGCCGCCGAAATCGCGGACGGCCGCGCCGCGCCCCCGGGCGCGGTCGCGCCGGCATCGCCCGGCACGGCGCCGCACGGCACACACGACGACGGTGTGGCGCGGGTCGCCAGGACGGTCGTTGAGACCGCCGCCCGTCCCCGCCTACACGTCCGGCGGATTGCCTTGCTCGGGACGGCCGCCGTCGGGGTCATCGTGCTGTTCGCGCTCATCGTCTACTGGCGCGCCAACATCGGAATCATCAAGACGGACAACGCACAAACGCACGGCGACATCTCTCCGGTATCGTCGATGGTCCCGGGCACCATCGTCAAGATGTACGTGGTCGAAAACCAGCACGTCGCCATAGGCGATGCGCTCGTGGGACTCGACCCGCAGGACTACCAGGTTGCGCTCGCCCGGGCCAAGGCGGCGCTCACCGCGGCGCAGGCGCAGGTGCAGGCGCTGCAGGCGGCCCTCGGCGTCCAGCAGCAGCAGTTCCAAGCCGACGTCCAGGCGGCCAACGCGCGCGTGCAGGCGACGCAGCCGACGCTCCCGCAGGCGGAAGCGCAGCTCGACATGCAAGACCGGACCACCGCCGCGCAGCTGGCGCGGGCCAACGCGCGGGTGACGACCGCCGCCGCGGCGGTCGCCGCCGCGAAGAGCGCCGCGGACACCGCCGCCAAGACGCTGGCGCGCGACCGGCAGTTGATCGCGCAGGGTGCGATCGCCCAGCAGCAGCTCGATACGGACGCGTCGGCCTACGAAAGCGCGCGCGCCCAGTACCAGGCCGCCCAAGATGCGCTGGCGCAGGCGAAGTCCGACGTGCAGGCGGCGCAGGCGGCCCGGCAGCAGGTAGCGATCGCCCGCAGCGCGATCGCCGTCAACCAGGGACAGCTCTCGGCGGCGCAGGCGCAGGTGCAGCAGGCCGCCGTGGGCGGGACTCTGGTCCGGCAGCGGGCGCAGGAACTGGCCGCCGCCCAAGCGCAGGCCGCAAACGCGGCCGAGGTCGTGCGTGCGGCGCAGCTGAACCTCGATCGCACCGTGGTCCGCTCGCCGGTCGAGGGCTGGGTAACCAACCGCAGCGCCGAGGTCGGCCAAGTCATTCAGCCGAATCAGCCGCTGCTCTCCGTGACCCAGTCGCAGCGCGTCTGGGTGGTCGCGAACATCAAGGAGACGCAGCTCGGCGCGGTCCACCCCGGCCAGCCGGTGCGGATCCGCATCGATACGTACCGAGCGCGCACATTCCGCGGACAGGTCGAAAGCGTGGGCGCGGCCACCGGCTCGACGACCGCGCTGCTGCCGCCGGACAACGCCACCGGAAACTTCGTGAAGGTCGTCCAGTTGGTGCCCGTGCGGATCATCCTCGACCCGCGCGACGTGGGGCCGCGCCCGCTGCAGGTCGGGCTCTCCGCGGAAGTCGCGATCAACACCCGCGGCTCCGGCCGCTAA